In Synechococcus sp. KORDI-100, a single window of DNA contains:
- the sixA gene encoding phosphohistidine phosphatase SixA — protein sequence MPDSNSVDLLLLRHGIAEDRLDGLDHPDRALTARGQRRTQAVASALVKRGVLVDRLISSPYRRALETAQIAVEAGLAPSLEIHQALQPCGDPLSLVGHLTGRVCLVGHEPDLSRLATHMLGLPSNALVLKKAGLIRLKGQASDWELLALLRPALLLDPVKE from the coding sequence ATGCCCGACTCGAACTCGGTTGACCTGCTGCTGTTGCGTCATGGGATTGCTGAGGACCGTCTCGATGGGCTCGATCATCCAGACAGGGCGCTGACCGCCAGAGGACAGCGCCGCACGCAGGCTGTCGCCAGCGCCCTGGTCAAGCGAGGTGTCCTGGTTGATCGCCTGATCAGCAGTCCTTACCGACGTGCTCTGGAGACGGCTCAGATCGCTGTTGAGGCTGGTCTCGCTCCGTCCCTCGAGATTCATCAGGCACTGCAGCCCTGTGGGGACCCCCTCTCCTTGGTCGGGCACCTTACCGGGCGGGTCTGTCTGGTCGGTCACGAACCCGATCTGAGTCGGCTGGCCACTCATATGCTCGGACTGCCATCGAACGCCCTTGTTCTGAAGAAGGCCGGCCTCATCCGTCTGAAGGGTCAGGCGTCCGACTGGGAGTTGCTGGCGCTGCTTCGTCCGGCGCTGCTGCTTGATCCTGTGAAGGAATGA
- a CDS encoding DUF3352 domain-containing protein, whose product MKARSFLTGIAGVLLALLLLAFTLLWGIDRRSPLRLASQPLELPRAARFVPREADLALHWLADPVRLPAYVQAVSQPSERRASRDAARRWRDGVFALAGLDFDRELTGWLGSELSLTLIDAGDAGDPPGWVLALTSRDSDGARRFLQRFWQTRSLAGTDLQVSRYRGMGLISGRGALLGRDPQPLATALIDDDLLLLASGRGVLEAALDVSQLQDQHQLGDAGLQQQLTELGDGVALLTASPRALQHWLQLPSVIAERGDLTGLVAALRPQGTDLAVEARLRFRDRWETAPWTPLQDLATDAGGRASWMVSLQDSVRLLDREDSHPFSQWFGPLLRAQLSNRSALDSIVGRDDGPLLWLQQESGWLLASRSGHPDLEAVNGDLEADGLARSQLAGDGEMLQVWTRLVRQRGHGDGLQAQLAVATAQEAGRHWWGETLEVLQGRHDQRALQPLLQQWQRLTLDHSPTQALLLDSKSAQHLMARWRPWITLQALAGQPLQPRVRGLVLAAETTGQDEQEPVLPLHARLELG is encoded by the coding sequence ATGAAGGCCCGCTCATTCCTTACAGGCATTGCAGGGGTGTTGCTGGCGCTGCTGCTGCTGGCGTTCACCCTGCTGTGGGGGATCGATCGGCGCAGTCCCCTGCGTCTGGCTTCCCAGCCTCTGGAGTTGCCACGTGCGGCACGTTTTGTTCCCAGAGAAGCGGATCTTGCCTTGCACTGGCTGGCGGATCCCGTTCGGCTGCCCGCCTATGTGCAGGCCGTGTCACAGCCTTCCGAACGCCGTGCGTCCCGGGATGCTGCAAGGCGCTGGCGCGATGGTGTATTTGCTCTGGCAGGTCTTGATTTCGACCGGGAGCTGACGGGATGGCTGGGGTCGGAACTGAGCCTCACGCTCATCGATGCCGGCGACGCCGGTGATCCGCCTGGATGGGTGCTGGCGCTCACCAGTCGGGACAGTGACGGGGCCCGCCGCTTCCTGCAGCGCTTCTGGCAGACCCGCAGCCTTGCCGGGACCGATCTGCAGGTGAGCCGCTATCGCGGCATGGGCCTGATCAGTGGTCGCGGTGCCCTTCTCGGCCGCGATCCCCAGCCCCTCGCCACAGCCCTGATTGACGACGATCTTCTGCTGCTCGCATCGGGCCGCGGCGTCCTGGAGGCCGCCTTGGATGTGTCTCAGTTGCAGGATCAGCACCAACTCGGCGATGCAGGGCTGCAGCAGCAGCTGACCGAGCTCGGTGATGGGGTTGCCTTGCTGACGGCGTCACCCCGAGCTCTGCAGCACTGGTTGCAGCTGCCCTCGGTGATTGCTGAACGCGGCGATCTCACTGGACTTGTGGCCGCCTTGCGCCCTCAGGGCACGGATCTGGCGGTGGAGGCCAGGCTGCGCTTCCGCGATCGCTGGGAGACCGCACCCTGGACGCCGCTTCAGGATCTCGCGACCGATGCCGGTGGTCGCGCGTCGTGGATGGTGTCCTTGCAGGATTCCGTGCGCTTGCTGGATCGCGAGGATTCCCACCCCTTCAGTCAATGGTTTGGTCCGCTGCTGCGAGCACAGCTCAGCAATCGATCAGCGCTCGATTCGATCGTCGGTCGTGACGATGGACCTCTGCTGTGGCTGCAGCAGGAATCAGGCTGGTTGCTCGCCAGCCGTTCAGGCCATCCGGATCTCGAAGCGGTGAACGGCGATCTTGAGGCGGATGGCCTCGCCCGTTCCCAGCTGGCCGGCGACGGGGAGATGCTGCAGGTCTGGACACGCCTGGTCCGGCAGCGGGGCCATGGCGACGGTTTGCAGGCCCAGTTGGCCGTGGCAACGGCTCAGGAGGCCGGGCGCCATTGGTGGGGGGAGACGCTTGAGGTGTTGCAGGGACGCCACGACCAGCGGGCGCTGCAGCCCCTACTGCAGCAGTGGCAGCGACTCACCTTGGACCATTCGCCCACGCAGGCTCTGCTGCTTGATTCGAAGTCTGCCCAGCACCTGATGGCCCGCTGGCGCCCCTGGATCACGCTTCAGGCTCTGGCTGGTCAGCCCTTGCAGCCGCGGGTGCGCGGCCTGGTGCTTGCAGCTGAAACGACTGGTCAGGATGAGCAGGAACCGGTGCTGCCCCTGCATGCCCGACTCGAACTCGGTTGA
- a CDS encoding rhodanese-like domain-containing protein: MQSTDPRSITAPELHRWLNAKGPPPRLIDVREDSEVQIAPFPEDVLHLPLSRSGEWMETVLADLSSDRAVVVLCHAGIRSRHFGLWLLAQNAALEVWNLEGGIDAWSVQVDPAVPRY, translated from the coding sequence ATGCAAAGCACGGATCCACGGTCGATCACAGCGCCTGAGCTGCATCGCTGGCTCAATGCTAAGGGCCCGCCACCGAGGCTGATCGATGTGCGTGAAGACAGCGAGGTGCAGATCGCTCCCTTTCCTGAAGACGTGCTGCATCTTCCTCTCAGTCGATCCGGCGAGTGGATGGAGACGGTTCTTGCCGACCTATCGAGCGACCGGGCGGTGGTGGTTCTGTGCCATGCCGGAATCCGCAGCCGACATTTCGGTCTGTGGCTGCTTGCACAGAATGCCGCTCTGGAGGTGTGGAATCTTGAGGGTGGCATTGATGCCTGGAGTGTCCAGGTCGATCCCGCAGTTCCCCGGTACTGA
- a CDS encoding heat-inducible transcriptional repressor HrcA: MQPLSTRQQQVLRATVHHYVDTIEPVGSRTLVQRFGLKASSATVRSAMGALEQRGLLTQPHPSAGRVPSPLGYRHYVDCLLPEPGIAVQHLERELTGLSLRWAALDDLLLQLARRLTDFTGLMSLITRPGGTQAQLEAIRLVSSGDRLLVMLVEDSGCASHLNLRLPLCAKDELKAVERWTDQQLAEGGLNWNSLPPHLQRSGDVLRSALDQSSSVTGMDQPTVVHGLSRLLAEPEFQTVQELRPLMELIDERPGALVGAGQQARVWIGDEHPQSALQPCAVVQAPYRCGGEGIGQVALIGPMRMAYATARAAVQRVARHLELLLS; encoded by the coding sequence ATGCAGCCCCTGTCCACACGACAACAACAGGTGCTTCGGGCCACCGTGCATCACTACGTGGACACCATCGAGCCGGTGGGCAGCCGCACCCTTGTCCAGCGTTTCGGGCTGAAGGCCAGCTCAGCGACGGTCCGTTCCGCCATGGGCGCCCTGGAGCAGCGGGGACTGCTGACCCAACCGCATCCATCAGCCGGACGAGTTCCAAGCCCGCTGGGCTATCGCCATTACGTGGACTGCCTGCTGCCGGAGCCCGGCATTGCCGTGCAGCATCTTGAACGGGAGCTCACGGGCCTCAGCCTGCGCTGGGCGGCTCTTGATGATCTGCTGCTGCAGCTGGCGCGCCGACTCACCGATTTCACGGGCCTGATGAGTTTGATCACGCGGCCGGGGGGCACCCAGGCGCAGCTGGAAGCAATCCGGCTGGTCTCCAGTGGCGATCGGCTGCTGGTGATGCTGGTCGAGGACAGCGGATGTGCGAGTCATCTCAATCTCCGCCTTCCCCTCTGCGCCAAAGACGAACTCAAAGCGGTGGAACGCTGGACCGATCAGCAACTCGCCGAAGGGGGACTGAACTGGAATTCACTGCCTCCCCATTTGCAGAGAAGCGGGGATGTTCTGCGCAGTGCGCTCGACCAATCCAGCTCGGTGACGGGGATGGATCAACCCACCGTGGTGCATGGTTTATCGCGCCTGCTGGCCGAGCCGGAATTTCAGACGGTTCAGGAGCTGAGGCCACTGATGGAGCTGATCGATGAACGCCCGGGAGCGCTTGTTGGAGCCGGACAGCAGGCCAGGGTCTGGATCGGTGATGAACATCCCCAGAGTGCCCTGCAACCCTGTGCCGTAGTGCAGGCTCCCTACCGCTGCGGAGGCGAGGGGATCGGACAGGTCGCCCTGATCGGACCCATGCGCATGGCCTATGCCACCGCCCGCGCCGCTGTGCAGAGGGTGGCCCGACACCTTGAGCTTCTGCTCAGCTGA
- the trpB gene encoding tryptophan synthase subunit beta — MTSTLPTGTGSSPDPASLQPAARPGAHGRFGRYGGQYVPETLMPALAELEQAAAQAWNDPGFKAELDHLLKNYVGRATPLYEAERLTAHYRRADGGPRIWLKREDLNHTGAHKINNALGQALLALRMGKKRVIAETGAGQHGVATATVCARFGLECVIYMGAEDMRRQALNVFRMRLLGATVQPVTAGTATLKDATSEAIRDWVTNVESTHYILGSVAGPHPYPMLVRDFHAVIGQEAKQQCLVAFGRLPDVLLACVGGGSNAMGLFHPFVQDTSVRLIGVEAAGDGVDTGRHAATITEGRVGVLHGAMSLLLQDGDGQVQEAHSISAGLDYPGVGPEHSYLREIGRAEYAAVTDQQALDALRTVSELEGIIPALETAHAFAWLESLCPTLPDGSEIVINCSGRGDKDVNTVADKLGDRL, encoded by the coding sequence GTGACCAGCACCTTGCCGACCGGCACCGGCAGCTCCCCGGATCCAGCCAGCCTCCAGCCTGCTGCACGTCCAGGCGCTCACGGCCGTTTCGGGCGCTACGGCGGCCAGTACGTCCCTGAAACGTTGATGCCCGCCCTCGCCGAGCTGGAACAAGCAGCGGCTCAGGCCTGGAATGACCCGGGTTTCAAAGCGGAGCTCGATCATCTCCTAAAAAATTATGTGGGCCGGGCCACGCCTCTCTACGAAGCGGAGCGTCTCACAGCCCATTACCGCCGGGCCGATGGTGGTCCCCGCATCTGGTTGAAGCGTGAGGATCTCAACCACACCGGCGCTCACAAGATCAACAACGCCCTTGGGCAGGCGTTGCTGGCCCTGCGCATGGGTAAGAAACGGGTCATTGCCGAGACCGGCGCGGGTCAGCATGGCGTCGCCACGGCCACGGTCTGCGCTCGATTCGGTCTGGAGTGTGTGATCTACATGGGTGCCGAGGACATGCGTCGTCAGGCCCTCAATGTGTTCAGGATGCGATTGCTCGGGGCGACAGTGCAGCCGGTCACAGCTGGCACCGCCACGCTCAAGGACGCCACCAGCGAGGCGATTCGCGACTGGGTCACCAATGTCGAGAGCACCCACTACATTCTCGGCTCCGTCGCCGGGCCCCATCCCTATCCGATGCTGGTGCGCGACTTTCACGCTGTCATCGGTCAGGAAGCGAAGCAGCAGTGTCTTGTAGCGTTCGGACGTCTGCCGGATGTCCTCCTGGCCTGTGTCGGGGGAGGTTCCAATGCCATGGGGCTGTTCCATCCCTTCGTTCAGGACACCTCCGTCCGACTGATTGGTGTGGAGGCGGCCGGTGACGGCGTCGATACCGGCCGCCATGCCGCCACCATCACGGAGGGGCGCGTCGGTGTTCTGCACGGCGCCATGAGCCTGCTGCTTCAGGATGGAGATGGCCAGGTCCAGGAAGCGCATTCCATCAGTGCCGGACTTGATTACCCCGGTGTGGGGCCTGAACACAGCTATCTCCGCGAGATCGGGCGTGCTGAATACGCCGCTGTAACCGACCAGCAGGCCCTCGATGCCCTGAGGACGGTCAGTGAGCTTGAGGGAATCATCCCGGCGCTTGAGACGGCCCATGCCTTCGCCTGGCTCGAATCCCTCTGTCCCACGCTTCCGGATGGCAGCGAGATCGTGATCAACTGTTCAGGTCGTGGCGACAAGGACGTCAACACCGTTGCTGACAAGCTTGGCGACCGGCTCTGA
- a CDS encoding class I SAM-dependent methyltransferase — protein sequence MTDATPTPRWADSSRGLGRVIERLIGIGLLRRPLFFQARQLIIRTAERNGIPWRKRRRELRMAAEPLVLSSATPGLRPPDYYRVRFHAYEQGNLCWQAAAEAEQATDAMALRVWPEAELSPIEAQSRLRDAIHTALEPLLQGPLRRVLDLGCSVGVSTLALAHWLNRRADQNGLPRPEVVGLDLSPDMLAVARVRDEGRIISEWRHAAAENTGLEAGSLDLISLQFVCHELPQQATHAVLAEAARLLRPGGALVMVDQDPASSVLQRLPAAVATLLKSTEPYIEDYFRLDMPAALDRAGFQDLQVSACDPRHRVIACLR from the coding sequence ATGACCGATGCCACGCCGACGCCCCGCTGGGCTGACTCGAGCAGGGGACTGGGTCGGGTGATCGAGCGACTGATCGGCATTGGCCTGTTGCGTCGACCTCTGTTCTTTCAGGCCCGTCAACTGATCATTCGCACCGCTGAGCGCAATGGCATTCCCTGGCGGAAACGACGCAGGGAGCTGCGGATGGCTGCTGAACCCCTGGTGCTCTCCAGCGCCACCCCTGGGTTGAGGCCGCCCGACTACTACAGGGTTCGATTCCATGCCTATGAGCAGGGCAATCTCTGCTGGCAGGCCGCAGCGGAAGCGGAACAGGCCACCGATGCCATGGCCCTGCGGGTTTGGCCTGAGGCCGAACTCAGTCCGATCGAGGCCCAGAGTCGTCTGCGTGATGCCATTCACACCGCACTTGAACCGCTGCTGCAAGGCCCCCTGCGGCGGGTGCTGGATCTGGGATGTTCCGTCGGCGTCAGCACGCTGGCTCTCGCCCATTGGTTGAACCGTCGTGCTGATCAGAACGGGCTGCCCCGGCCTGAGGTGGTCGGGCTCGACCTCTCTCCGGACATGCTCGCTGTAGCCAGGGTGAGGGATGAGGGACGGATCATCTCGGAGTGGCGCCATGCTGCCGCCGAGAACACAGGCCTCGAGGCCGGTTCGCTGGATCTGATCAGCCTCCAGTTCGTTTGCCATGAGTTGCCTCAGCAGGCCACCCATGCCGTGCTGGCGGAAGCGGCCCGATTGCTCCGCCCCGGCGGTGCCCTTGTGATGGTGGATCAGGACCCCGCCTCCTCCGTTCTGCAGCGATTGCCTGCTGCGGTGGCGACTCTGCTCAAGAGCACCGAGCCCTACATCGAGGACTATTTCCGCCTGGATATGCCAGCGGCCCTGGATCGCGCAGGATTTCAGGATTTGCAGGTCAGCGCCTGTGATCCACGGCATCGCGTGATTGCCTGCTTACGCTGA
- a CDS encoding translation initiation factor — MPKGGWQEFSSNESLQRPAQTTAATPRPQQLVRVQPTRGGKGGKTVTVIRGLELDAAGFKALLKKLKTRIGSGGTAKDGVIELQGDQVDLALDLLAKEGYRPKRAGG; from the coding sequence ATGCCGAAGGGAGGCTGGCAGGAGTTCTCCAGCAATGAAAGTCTGCAACGTCCGGCGCAGACGACAGCTGCGACGCCAAGACCTCAACAGTTGGTGAGGGTGCAGCCGACGCGCGGCGGCAAAGGCGGCAAAACGGTGACCGTGATCCGAGGCCTGGAACTTGATGCCGCCGGGTTCAAGGCCCTGCTCAAGAAACTGAAAACCAGGATCGGCAGCGGCGGCACCGCCAAGGACGGGGTGATCGAGCTGCAGGGGGATCAGGTGGACCTGGCTCTGGACCTGCTGGCCAAGGAGGGCTATCGACCGAAGCGAGCCGGTGGTTAG
- the cysC gene encoding adenylyl-sulfate kinase, with protein MTASPTYGELTNQGASTNIAWHQASVDRAARAEQRGHRSAILWFTGLSGSGKSTLANAVNAALFQRGLATYVLDGDNVRHGLCKDLGFSDADREENIRRIGEVAKLFLDSGVIVLTAFVSPFRADRDKARALVADGDFIEIHCAADLSVCESRDPKGLYAKARSGAIKDFTGISSPYEEPEHPELKVNTGDQDLDASVNTVITALEERGVIPAR; from the coding sequence ATGACCGCCAGCCCCACCTACGGAGAGCTCACCAACCAGGGGGCGTCCACCAACATCGCCTGGCATCAGGCTTCGGTCGATCGGGCGGCACGGGCAGAGCAGCGAGGCCATCGCAGTGCCATCCTCTGGTTCACCGGACTGTCTGGCTCCGGTAAGAGCACCTTGGCCAATGCCGTCAACGCCGCCCTGTTCCAACGCGGCCTGGCCACCTACGTGCTGGATGGCGACAACGTCCGCCACGGCCTCTGCAAGGACCTCGGCTTTTCCGATGCCGACCGGGAAGAGAACATTCGTCGCATCGGTGAAGTGGCGAAGCTGTTTCTCGATTCGGGCGTGATCGTTCTCACGGCCTTCGTCTCGCCGTTCCGCGCAGACCGCGACAAGGCGAGGGCTCTGGTCGCAGACGGCGACTTCATCGAAATCCACTGCGCTGCAGATCTGAGCGTGTGCGAATCACGGGACCCCAAGGGTCTCTATGCCAAGGCCCGCAGCGGCGCCATCAAAGACTTCACAGGGATCTCCAGCCCCTATGAAGAGCCTGAACATCCCGAACTGAAGGTGAACACGGGCGATCAGGATCTCGACGCTTCGGTGAACACCGTGATCACCGCGCTTGAGGAACGGGGGGTGATTCCGGCGCGCTGA
- a CDS encoding AI-2E family transporter, with translation MSTWPSWLRIGLFLPVLGINIFVLKRVLVQFAPFPGLFLTAALIAFLLDLPCRWLIARGVQRGLAIAAVVLLTIGLVVLAAVELVPLLVEQLSQLISASPALLIAAEQLVNKGQDWAVNHGLPSDFADLSSDLISQFSRVATQISQRLLGILGATVGTTINVVIVLVLAVFLLLGGDSITAGLALWLPERWRSLVINTLERTFRGYFAGQVLLALILSGGQLLVFSLLQIPYGVLFAVLIGFTTLIPYASALTILFVSAILTVQDLRIGLELLAAAITVGQIVDQVIQPRLMGSIVGLQPAWLLIALPIGARVGAIFGIGELLGLLLAVPVASCVKTLADAARQGVSAPESPPVPQAR, from the coding sequence ATGTCGACCTGGCCCTCCTGGCTGCGAATTGGACTGTTTCTGCCCGTGCTGGGCATCAACATCTTTGTGCTGAAAAGGGTGCTGGTTCAGTTCGCTCCCTTCCCGGGACTGTTCCTCACTGCTGCTCTGATCGCTTTTCTGCTCGATCTTCCCTGTCGCTGGCTGATCGCGCGGGGCGTCCAGCGCGGGCTGGCGATCGCCGCGGTGGTTCTGCTCACCATCGGCCTGGTCGTCCTGGCAGCCGTGGAGTTGGTCCCCCTGCTCGTGGAGCAGCTCAGCCAGTTGATCAGCGCTTCACCGGCCCTGCTCATTGCTGCCGAGCAGTTGGTGAACAAAGGTCAGGACTGGGCCGTGAATCATGGGCTGCCATCGGATTTCGCCGACCTCAGCAGCGATCTGATCAGCCAGTTCAGCCGTGTGGCAACCCAGATCAGTCAGCGCCTTCTGGGAATCCTCGGTGCCACCGTCGGAACAACGATCAATGTGGTGATCGTTCTGGTTCTGGCCGTTTTTCTGCTGCTGGGCGGTGACTCGATCACCGCAGGCCTGGCGCTCTGGCTGCCCGAACGCTGGCGGAGTCTTGTCATCAACACGCTGGAACGCACGTTCCGGGGCTATTTCGCCGGCCAGGTGCTCCTGGCCCTGATCCTCAGCGGCGGGCAACTGCTGGTTTTCAGCCTGCTGCAGATCCCCTACGGCGTGCTGTTTGCGGTGTTGATCGGATTCACCACCCTGATTCCATACGCCAGCGCACTGACGATTCTGTTCGTCAGCGCGATTCTGACGGTCCAGGACCTGCGAATCGGGCTGGAACTGCTGGCCGCGGCGATCACCGTTGGTCAGATCGTCGATCAGGTGATCCAGCCGCGGTTGATGGGCAGCATCGTCGGGCTTCAGCCCGCCTGGTTGTTGATCGCCTTGCCGATCGGAGCCAGGGTCGGCGCGATTTTCGGCATCGGAGAACTGCTGGGATTGCTGCTGGCCGTCCCGGTGGCCAGTTGCGTCAAGACCCTGGCCGATGCTGCGCGCCAGGGCGTCAGCGCGCCGGAATCACCCCCCGTTCCTCAAGCGCGGTGA
- the purE gene encoding 5-(carboxyamino)imidazole ribonucleotide mutase, with protein MPTAENASASVRVAVVMGSDSDLATMEPAAAILRELGVAVEVRVLSAHRTPLEMVAFSEQARDQGFRVIIAGAGGAAHLPGMVAALTTLPVIGVPVATKALSGVDSLHSIVQMPGGIPVATVAIGGGLNAGLLAAQILATSDQELATRLAEHRRSLHDAVVSKDSRLLEIGSKAYLDSMTTPQRHT; from the coding sequence ATGCCCACAGCAGAGAACGCCTCAGCTTCGGTTCGTGTCGCCGTGGTGATGGGCAGCGACTCCGATCTGGCCACGATGGAGCCAGCTGCGGCGATTCTGCGGGAGCTCGGCGTTGCGGTGGAGGTGCGCGTGCTGTCTGCCCACCGCACGCCCCTCGAGATGGTGGCCTTCTCGGAACAGGCCCGTGACCAGGGATTCCGGGTGATCATTGCCGGCGCTGGTGGTGCGGCGCATTTACCGGGAATGGTGGCAGCCCTCACCACCCTGCCGGTCATCGGCGTGCCGGTGGCCACGAAGGCCCTCTCAGGAGTGGATTCGCTTCACTCCATCGTGCAGATGCCAGGAGGCATTCCTGTGGCCACGGTCGCCATCGGTGGAGGCCTGAATGCCGGGCTGCTGGCGGCGCAGATCCTGGCCACCAGCGATCAGGAACTCGCCACGCGGCTGGCCGAACACCGCAGGAGCCTTCACGATGCGGTCGTCAGCAAGGACTCACGTCTGCTGGAGATCGGCAGCAAGGCCTACCTGGACTCCATGACAACGCCTCAACGCCACACTTAA
- the bchM gene encoding magnesium protoporphyrin IX methyltransferase yields MAPDQLLEQKQAEKQEVKGYFETTGFDRWNRIYSESDDVNKVQRNIRIGHQKTVDEVLAWIKDSGALSDVSFCDAGCGVGSLSLPLAAMGAGSISASDISEAMAQEAERRAREAGLDMAKLNFFASDLESLSGSFHTVCCLDVFIHYPQQPAEEMVKHLCGLTEQRLIVSFAPYTPLLALLKGIGQLFPGPSKTTRAYTLKEDGIVSAAEACGFKLERRSLNKAPFYFSRLIEFRKA; encoded by the coding sequence ATGGCCCCTGATCAGCTGCTGGAGCAGAAACAGGCCGAGAAGCAGGAGGTGAAGGGCTATTTCGAAACCACAGGGTTTGACCGCTGGAACCGCATCTACAGCGAAAGCGACGATGTGAACAAGGTGCAGCGCAACATCCGCATCGGTCATCAGAAAACCGTGGATGAAGTGCTGGCCTGGATCAAGGACAGTGGTGCGCTCAGCGACGTGAGCTTCTGCGATGCCGGCTGTGGTGTCGGCAGCCTCAGCCTGCCGCTGGCGGCCATGGGAGCAGGTTCGATCAGTGCCAGCGACATCTCAGAGGCCATGGCCCAGGAGGCGGAGCGCCGGGCCCGCGAGGCTGGCCTCGACATGGCCAAGCTCAACTTCTTCGCCAGCGACCTGGAAAGCCTGAGCGGCTCCTTCCACACGGTGTGCTGCCTGGACGTGTTCATTCATTACCCCCAGCAACCGGCTGAGGAGATGGTGAAGCACCTCTGCGGCCTCACCGAACAGCGGTTGATCGTGAGCTTTGCGCCCTACACGCCGCTGCTGGCACTGCTGAAGGGCATTGGCCAGCTGTTCCCGGGCCCCAGCAAAACCACCCGGGCTTACACCCTCAAGGAAGACGGCATTGTGAGCGCCGCAGAAGCCTGCGGCTTCAAGCTGGAGCGCCGCAGCCTGAACAAAGCACCCTTTTATTTCTCCCGCCTGATCGAGTTCCGCAAAGCCTGA